In the Lepidochelys kempii isolate rLepKem1 chromosome 3, rLepKem1.hap2, whole genome shotgun sequence genome, one interval contains:
- the DPY30 gene encoding protein dpy-30 homolog isoform X2, which translates to MDSEQIMEGQAQVPENPHAEYGLTENVERIVENEKINAEKTSKQKVDLQSLPTRAYLDQTVVPILLQGLAVLAKERPPNPIEFLAAYLLKNKSQFEDRN; encoded by the exons ATGGACTCAGAACAGATCATGGAGGGACAGGCACAG GTTCCAGAAAATCCTCATGCTGAATATGGCCTTACAGAAAATGTAGAG AGGATAGTAGAAAATGAGAAGATTAACGCAGAGAAAACATCAAAGCAGAAGGTGGATCTTCAGTCGTTACCTACACGTGCCTACTTGGATCAGACAGTTGTGCCTATCTTACTACAGGGACTTGCTGTACTTGCAAAGGAGAG ACCGCCAAATCCTATTGAATTCCTAgcagcatatcttttaaaaaacaagtcaCAGTTTGAGGACCGAAATTAA
- the DPY30 gene encoding protein dpy-30 homolog isoform X1 — protein MDSEQIMEGQAQHVVLQVPENPHAEYGLTENVERIVENEKINAEKTSKQKVDLQSLPTRAYLDQTVVPILLQGLAVLAKERPPNPIEFLAAYLLKNKSQFEDRN, from the exons ATGGACTCAGAACAGATCATGGAGGGACAGGCACAG CATGTTGTTTTACAGGTTCCAGAAAATCCTCATGCTGAATATGGCCTTACAGAAAATGTAGAG AGGATAGTAGAAAATGAGAAGATTAACGCAGAGAAAACATCAAAGCAGAAGGTGGATCTTCAGTCGTTACCTACACGTGCCTACTTGGATCAGACAGTTGTGCCTATCTTACTACAGGGACTTGCTGTACTTGCAAAGGAGAG ACCGCCAAATCCTATTGAATTCCTAgcagcatatcttttaaaaaacaagtcaCAGTTTGAGGACCGAAATTAA